The DNA segment TATGGTGTAACAAGCGTTAGTGTCGGCCGCAAGCGCCCTACTGCTGCGCTAACAGCTGGGCTTAATAAGAAACAAggccccccccctcaaagaTGTTTCGCTTCCCGCAAGTGAAGCCCAATGAAGCGATATTGAACCAGGAGAGCTAAGGCCGCCCCAAGACGTCCACGATTGTGAGTGAGACATTCCAGAAGGGTTCTAACGCTGAccggggaggtggtgtcgggGGGCCGAACCGGCATGCCACACTTCTTCTCGGCCGCAGATCTGGCTCCCAATTGGTTCAAATCTGTGCGCCACGAAAGGAGACATCCTTGAGGTCGGAGCGGACTCCGGTGGGATGAAGCCAACCAGGAGCGAGGAAAGTCGCAACCAGGAAACGCGTTGATGAAGTGCTGGAACTTTCGGTGAAAGTGCTGAGATTCGGGAAGAACTTTGGAGGTAGCTGGGACTTCTCGATGGCTCCTGTTCTTTTCAATCCTCTTGTCCCTCCTGTTCCATTATCAACGGGTTTGCATAATGTGATCTCTGGGCGATCCTTGCCAACAGCTTCAATGCATCAAAAGGGCCAGACGGAAGGCTCTTTCCCGCCATGATCCCGCCATTCTTCAGGTACAACTCGGCATGACTATTCTGAGATCTCGATTCGATGTCATGTCGCTTTCGCTCACTTTCTTATTGCTGATGCAGGTCGACGAGTATGGAAGTCGACCTGAATGCTGGCGTGGTGAAAAGCGGGCCAAGACCGCCAGCGACCTTTAGCTTGTGCCAGTTCCATGCCGGCGGTGTCTGGAATCAAGTTTCGTCGGTCCAATTGGCCAGCCCCTCGTTCAGGGTTCGATAAGTTGACATAGCCTCATCAGTTCGTGACATCAGCAAGGTGTCGGCATGTCTTCGAGGTATGTAATGCAGGTACCTATGCCGGATATTTGGGGTTACTTGGCCAGTATTCATCACGACAACACGACATCGCGACCATGCACCACACCAACGCGCCGGGGAGACGACTTCTGCGACCTAAAGGAGGCCGGTCTCCTATCGGGTTCGGCCCTTGCGGCATGCTCGTCAAGCGATAACACTTATATACGGCGCAGCAGCATTACAGAATCAACTTGCCGCATGTACCTCGTCATGTCCAGCAATGATATCTGGAGAAAATGATGTTAGTCCCCAAGTCCTGAATCCAGCTATAGCAATAGCATGCTGATCAGAGACCACCAGGTCAAAGCAACAGGTACGGAGTATACCAGCGTTGGTGGCATGATAGCACGCCTAACCCAATCTCAGCTGAGGGAACGGAACTATCGTGAAGCCAAGGGTCCCGGTGACATGGTCTCGGTAATTTAGTTTAGTGCCGCGCCGTGGAATGTCTTTCAGGAAGGGATAGCAGCTTGGCTCGAGGCTTGCATGTCAAAGGTTTGGGTGCTGATAAATGATAAAAATACTCGTCAGAAAAGAGCCTCAGCGTTGCAGGGCAGCCTCGACAATGTCTTGGTACTGCAGAAGAGATAGAATGCGGTAGTCGAAGATAAAGTGAAAACGAGCATGAGGAAAATCAACCGACATCTCGAGTGCCGAATCGCCGAGGACAACGGGTGATGACGAAGAAAGCTCGGCAGGGCCATTCGGATGGGCCGAAGATTGACCATGTCGGCGTCGATCGTACAAGTGaaccatcaaggtgctgAGCGACAAGAGATCCTTCCCTTTGCGGTGATCTTGGTTATCTCCATGAGTACCGGGCTCAGAGTCTAGGCCATCGCGGGTGTGGAGGACGGTGAGGATTTGCAAACAAGATCACCTGCCATATTGAgaagcttgttgttgacagcAGACGAAAGGTGAAGTTGAAAGCTTCTCTCGGTGAAGCTATCAGAAAACGGCCGCGTCGGGGATGGTGTCGCAGGATGGTGGTATCTTCGGCTCTTTTCGCTGGTGAAGCCGAAAAACCCCACATAGCATCGGGACCTGCCCAATCTGGGGCATTGGGCAGTGGAAGCGGAGCTGGTGGGATGAAGCTCTGGCGATTCATGAGACAGACGCAGGCGATGACTCGCGTGATTGTGTCCTTTCAGAAGCAGGTGAAGCTTCCACTGCTTCTAAAAAGCTTCCAAAGTGGGCTCTAACAACTTGGCCAGGTAAATGCCTGCAGAGCGAGGCAATTTTCCACGTGTTTCTGGCAAGCCCAAGCAATGAAGCTTTGACATATCGATTGCTTTTTCTCCACCATTGGGCCAGACGCTCCGAGACCCCTTCACTGCCTCAACCAGGACTTTCCTTGTGAACGGAGGAGTTCGTCTCGTTTTTTTCTTCGACACCGAATGGCCTTTTCGGGGTTTCGGCATCAGTGGCATGTGAAGAGGGACTTCCAGCTTGTCTATTGTCGGAGTTGCGGTGCGAGTGACAGCGACAATGCGACCGGAGGAACCTGGACGGACGAGCCCTGGGGAAAGCTTGTCATTTCATCAGTTCCATGTTCCCAACCTGGAGAACGAAGCATTCGGTTCGACGGAGATCCAGAGGGAGCAAATCCATGGGTCTGTGTGCCAGACACATCAGATGAATCTAGGAGAATAATAATTATGGCAGGGCCTCTGTTGACCGGTGTGGGTCAAACGGTcgagcagaggaggagtgaGCGCGGTCAGCGGCCAGCGCGCTCGCTCACCTGAACGGAATCTCCGCTGTCCCGAAACATTGGTGATTTTGGTGCATTGGCACATCGCGGAAGAGCCCTATGGAGGAAGGTGCACCGAAGTACCGAGTAAAGCCTTTTTGCCCCATGGTTTCGCACCCTGACAACTGTCGCGATGTTGCAATGTCGCAACCGATATTGGCGACAGACGCACAACACGGCAGACACCACGTGCTCGAGTGCTGGTGCGCTCCTCGACGCTCGCGCCTCTCGCCTGTGCTTAGGCTGGTACGGATAGCGGTTGCGAAACAGGCGCTGATTCGCTATGCCTGGTTCTTGGAAGTTGTTGTGGCTTTTCTGATTTCTCTACTGTATTACGAGAGTGCCCCAGGTGACCGGTGCAGTCGATATGGGTATCGAGAGATCGAGACAAGAGACAAGAGATGGCAATGGAACAGCCCAGCAGCTCAATAGCTCACAGCAGGAATGCGCGGAGGAGGTCTGCCCGAGGGATGATGGTTGATAATAATGATGGGCAAATAAATGATGGTTGGGCTGGTACGCTGGCACTGctgctggttgatggtgagccAAACTGAGGTGAGGGTACTACGGCAATCGGTAGTGGGTACCTCAGCCAAGCCCCTCAACGCCTCAGGTCCCGACCGTTCTGGCTCTCCCGCCCTCCGTTTCCACCTCAGCACCGCACCTCAGCTGTTcgttcctctccttctctccaAGGCATCACGGCCGGTACCTGCCTTTACCTCCATACCTGTGTTCAGGTACTTGCTACCTGCCCGCTTCTGCTGCCAGCATACCTATCTATCCGTAACATCAAACATATCCTTTGCTCCTCCTGAGCGGTTTCTGAGACGGATGTGGCTCGACTTCTTTGCACCAGCATTGCAAAAGATGCCGCTTTAGGTTTAGGGAAGATATCGCTATGAACGAGACAACCAATTCGAGCATGGCTTGTCTCAGTTTCTCTCCATTGGGACCTCCAAAAGCACGCTGCTAGATTTTCTTCCAAGCTTCCATTTCCCACCAGGGCAGCCCTGCCCCCGCTTCTCTCACACCACTCTCGGCCCGGCTCAATCGCTGGCCCCTGTCCCCTTGCCCCCCCTGTCTCCTGAGGACTAGTAGCTCTAGGTACCTCCCCTGTCCTAGCTCTGTTGCATCCTCCACTGAAGCTAGCTTCTCCAGTAGTGCATATTTCCCGACCCCTACCTCACCACACACCCAGGCTTCGAGTATGCATGGTCGATAGCATGGGTTCCCGGTCTCGCTCTCCGGCTTGACAGCTCTCCTGCGGCTTCTATATCTACTCTACTCCTCTCGACATTCCACGATACTATCTTGACTTTCGATCCCACATCACTCCCAACATCTACGAGCTCACTGATTTCCACATCGAGACCAAGACTCTACACCACAAGATCCTCAGCCACCTCAGCTTTGTCTTTCAcctccatccaccacatcaaccaaccacccacaACAACTCAGTCAAAATGTGCGACTACACTCAACGAGAATACTCATGCGGTCACTTCCGCTGGATCGCCTCCAAATGGTGCCGGGATTACACTCTCACTCACAAGAGATGCCAACCCAACGTCACTCACTTTGAGTACCGAGCAGAGGAGCTCTGTGGTATGTCTTCATCACTTGACTCTTTTTCCAGACCACCATCTAACACATCTTCAACAGGGGAGTGCAAACCAAAGACCTACCCCCCATGGGAGCACATGATCAAGCGCTCCAACAAGCAGACCCTCTACTAAATAACCCTCAACAACTCTACCTACccatttttcttttgtcatTTACACCTAGAGGACAACGACAAACAAACCCACGACTACAAGGAGTGAAGGGAAcagaaggtggaggaaggatTACATCAGGCCATCAACGACACGCCAAAGAAGAGAGATTTGCGAAGCTCAACAGGGCTTTGCCGAAGCGACACCTGGACGGGTTTACGCTACGCCAGGACTTCACAGCACGCCACCTTCGCCTTCCAATAGGCCGAAAAGCACACAGCACAGAGTCCCACAAACCGGGAGACACAGCAGTCCAGAAGCCTAACAGCCCggcccaccaacaccaccaccaccaccacacacctaCCTATCACGTCACACCAAATCCTCCGGCTGTTGTGATGTGCTGGTttgtgctgtgctgttgtGCTGTGCTCCCCTCAACAAGCCCATTGCATCAAAAGTGGTATTTTCCGTCAGCCGCCCGACGCCAAAAAGCCAAATAAGCCGACACTTCTCCACCGACACAACAAACCACACTACCAAGCCTGATGTCACCGTCACACTCGCCTCTTGTCCGGTTGTTTTTCTTGTGGCAGGAACACACACATTACTCTGTACCCATCAAGGTGCCCACTTCACGACCAACAcgaccaccactgccaccgaATAACAACACATCATCACTCCACAGGGGGTTCTAGCCCTCTCCATTGTAcgatcatcaccacaaacaAATTTGTCGTTTCTTGAGTGTCCTTTTTCACcacatcttttttttcttttcccttttgTCATATTTTTCATGGGCTACACGAGCAAGCGAGGCGCCTGACTTTTTCAGGGCTAAGGGACACCGGAGTTTTCACACATACCATTGGTTCATATCTTTTTTTGGGAGGGAAATACCATTACACGGGATAACaagagagggaaagaggTGTTTTTGTATATACATTGGAACCGGGACAATTTGGGACTATGGGCTACCACAACACCGCACACGCACACAAAATTTTCCGTtaaagagagaaagaaaatcagtttattgtttttgtttgttttttatcATCTTTTCATGGGAGAAAAGAGTTTGCTTTCTCCCTATTGCAAATATAAAATAAAGAAATGTCATATCATACACACTTTGTTCCTCATCCATCCCTTGGTGTTGTTCCTGATCGCCCTTTCCCAACGTCACATTTGACGTAGGTACAATTGATATCAGAAGCCTAGGTACCTACTTTCGTCCGCCTCACATGTCTCTTCTCGGCCCTGATCATCAAAAAAAGACATCGCGAAATGTGGGGTGGATAACCACAAGCTTGACATCAGGGCATCGTCATCCCGCAAGATTACGCCGTACCATTGGGTTCAAAAACGGAAACAAATCTTGATCATCATCAGGTTCCAGGCCcgaaagcaacaaaaagatTGCCGCATAGCCCAATATGTTTTGCGGATTTACATCT comes from the Podospora pseudocomata strain CBS 415.72m chromosome 5, whole genome shotgun sequence genome and includes:
- a CDS encoding hypothetical protein (EggNog:ENOG503P7XS), whose amino-acid sequence is MCDYTQREYSCGHFRWIASKWCRDYTLTHKRCQPNVTHFEYRAEELCGECKPKTYPPWEHMIKRSNKQTLY